Genomic window (Bacillus pumilus):
TGCTGGAGCGAGTCAAGTCATTCATACCTCTGATGCAGTCAATCATTTAATGGTCGAGCACTTTCTTTTAAAGGAACAGCTCAAATCGCTAAAGAAAAAACGACATATGACTTTGCATAAACATGTAACCACCATACCGATCCCAGCTTCACTAGCTGGAGAAACATTCTTAACAGCCCTCCATCACTTTTTAGAGCATCATGTGATCATTGTCGGCGTACAAAAAAAAGAAGGACCCATGATGAATCCTCCCTTTGGCTATGAACTGCATCCAGAAGATGAACTCATTAGCCTTTAAAGCAGTGCGTCTTCTAATTCTTTGACGAGCGAAAAGCCAATCTCAGTATATGCTTTTGATACTTCTCCATCTTTCTCTTTTGGTTCTTGGAATTGGTTAAAGGATGCTCCCACATTTCCCACCATCGCATGATCATCTAATTTATCTTGATAAACATGCTTTAAGAGAAAGGGATCTCCCAGTTTCACCACAACGCCTGGCTGATCCAGCTGGCCTTTTTCTGCTGTAAAAGGAACTCTGAGAAAGGTATAGCCATCACGGTTATCAATTTTATAATCAAAATACCCGTGATCATAATCCCAGTTGCCATTAATGACATAACCGAGCGGCTTCATGGTCTCTTCTAAATGGTAAAGTGAAAAGCTTTCACCAGGCAGTCTGGATGGTACATGAATCATACGAAACCCTCCTTTTTGTATAGGGTTCGTTAAAGAGAGGAATTCATACATTACCTCTCGTGATTTGTACATTGTTTGTAAAAGCGGCATCCAATAAGCTTTGATTGGTTAATTGATTCGTCTCGTTATCACTGCCAGCACCTTCTGTATCCTTCACAGCACACATAGGACAAATACGTCCGACATTGCCAAAATTGACAATTGCCTGACCAGAAATGTCGTGAATGTAAATATGATTTGTTC
Coding sequences:
- a CDS encoding YugN-like family protein — its product is MIHVPSRLPGESFSLYHLEETMKPLGYVINGNWDYDHGYFDYKIDNRDGYTFLRVPFTAEKGQLDQPGVVVKLGDPFLLKHVYQDKLDDHAMVGNVGASFNQFQEPKEKDGEVSKAYTEIGFSLVKELEDALL
- a CDS encoding spore germination protein; the encoded protein is MRTNHIYIHDISGQAIVNFGNVGRICPMCAVKDTEGAGSDNETNQLTNQSLLDAAFTNNVQITRGNV